One Ananas comosus cultivar F153 linkage group 23, ASM154086v1, whole genome shotgun sequence genomic window carries:
- the LOC109727926 gene encoding inactive TPR repeat-containing thioredoxin TTL3-like, whose amino-acid sequence MSAEEGEEEDARKSSACGLLVLYNSVFHRSGRRNERQPSTPTSSSSAGSPKLTLSNSKRRRPGSDEASLLASSAVASHASLPHHHKPDAVPAPAYHKAAAMQKEAGRNGGARATTRCGSIVAAELDSMIHDHQRTRGSGALVRASSGNVMLFGNLGNIRAPGAVTASHNVLDNLPKTAKEASDGKQQDSEAEAAAAAAAPAEVLCRALSRRLDPEELKEMGNEEYKNGRFAEAVALYDRAILIDPGKAPYWSNKAAALMGMGRLLEAVAECKEAVRIDPAYGRAHLRLGTLYLRLGEAEKAIHHYKLAKGDASSRDVTQAQALQMHLFKCDDARKRKDWHGLLQESQSAVSAGADSSPQLFAYQEEALLALRRQEEAEATLRNAPKFDVDASTKFFGGPSNAYFLAVRAQVDMAAGRFEEALNISQRAARIDPGSREVSAVARKARLAAQARSKGNDLFKASKYWEACIAYEEGLGHDPHNAILLCNRAAARSKLCQWEKAVDDCTVALKMRPSYTKARLRRADCNAKLERWEASIQDYEVLMHEMPGDEEVSKALSDARLQLEKQRDRSNNFITITSKDQFKQFIATSRLSVALLFNKSRDVSIQTVSLVEQLSKRYATVNFLKVDLERDPKLAECESSLPVIKFYKSGTCIESISASDHDELESSLKILSK is encoded by the exons atgagcgcggaggaaggagaggaggaggacgcgAGGAAGTCGTCGGCCTGCGGGCTGCTGGTGCTGTACAACAGCGTGTTCCACCGCAGCGGCCGGCGGAACGAGCGGCAGCCTTCGACACCGACGTCGTCGTCTTCTGCAGGGAGTCCGAAGCTCACGCTGTCGAATTCCAAGCGCCGCCGCCCGGGCTCCGACGAGGCCTCCCTCCTTGCCTCTTCGGCCGTCGCCTCACACGCGTCTCTACCGCACCACCACAAGCCCGATGCTGTCCCAGCACCCGCTTATCACAAAGCCGCTGCCATGCAGAAGGAAGCCGGCCGCAACGGCGGTGCGCGGGCCACGACGCGCTGCGGCAGCATCGTCGCGGCGGAGCTCGACAGCATGATCCACGACCACCAGCGCACCAGGGGGAGCGGCGCCCTCGTCCGGGCCTCTTCGGGCAATGTCATGCTCTTTGGCAATCTCGGCAACATCCGCGCGCCCGGCGCCGTCACCGCCAGCCACAACGTGCTCGACAACTTGCCGAAGACGGCGAAGGAGGCGTCCGACGGAAAGCAGCAAGATAGTGaagccgaggcggcggcggcggcggcggcccctGCGGAGGTGCTCTGCAGAGCCCTGTCGCGGAGGCTGGACCCCGAGGAGCTGAAGGAGATGGGCAATGAGGAGTACAAGAACGGGAGGTTCGCAGAGGCGGTGGCGCTCTACGACCGCGCGATATTGATCGACCCGGGTAAGGCGCCGTACTGGAGCAACAAAGCTGCCGCGCTCATGGGCATGGGCCGGCTCCTCGAGGCCGTGGCCGAGTGCAAAGAAGCCGTTAGAATCGATCCGGCTTACGGGCGGGCGCATCTGCGGTTAGGAACACTCTATCTCAG GCTGGGGGAAGCTGAGAAGGCAATTCATCACTACAAACTAGCAAAAGGTGACGCGAGCTCTCGCGATGTCACCCAAGCGCAGGCTCTCCAAATGCACCTTTTCAAGTGCGACGACGCACGGAAGCGTAAAGACTGGCATGGCCTGCTGCAGGAATCACAGTCTGCTGTATCTGCTGGCGCTGATTCATCCCCACAG CTTTTTGCGTACCAAGAAGAAGCCCTCCTAGCTCTCCGTAGGCAAGAAGAAGCTGAAGCGACATTAAGAAATGCTCCAAAGTTTGACGTCGACGCATCTACGAAATTCTTCGGCGGACCTAGCAACGCATATTTCCTCGCTGTTCGTGCTCAGGTCGACATGGCGGCCGGCAG GTTTGAAGAGGCACTGAATATATCTCAAAGGGCCGCTCGGATTGACCCGGGCAGCAGGGAGGTGAGTGCTGTGGCCCGAAAGGCTCGATTAGCGGCACAGGCGAGATCGAAAGGTAACGACCTCTTCAAAGCATCAAAGTATTGGGAGGCATGTATTGCATACGAGGAAGGGCTCGGCCATGATCCTCACAATGCCATCTTACTTTGCAATCGAGCTGCTGCCCGGTCGAAGCTCTGCCAGTGGGAGAAGGCCGTTGATGACTGCACCGTTGCTTTGAAAATGCGCCCGTCCTACACTAAAGCTCGCTTAAGGAGAGCCGATTGCAATGCTAAG TTGGAGCGGTGGGAAGCGTCGATACAAGACTACGAAGTATTGATGCATGAGATGCCGGGAGATGAGGAGGTGAGCAAGGCACTCTCAGACGCTCGGCTCCAACTTGAGAAGCAGCGAGATCGCAGCAATAATTTTATAACCATAACTTCGAAAGATCAATTCAAGCAATTTATTGCGACGTCAA GGCTTTCGGTTGCGCTCTTATTTAACAAATCAAGAGATGTTTCAATTCAAACAGTCTCGCTTGTGGAGCAACTAAGCAAACGATACGCCACTGTGAATTTCCTGAAG GTGGATCTGGAAAGAGACCCCAAATTAGCAGAGTGTGAGAGCTCTCTACCAGTCATCAAATTTTACAAGAGCGGAACCTGCATCGAGAGCATTTCAGCATCAGACCATGACGAGCTAGAGAGCTCCCTCAAAATTCTCAGTAAATAG